A stretch of the Lolium perenne isolate Kyuss_39 chromosome 3, Kyuss_2.0, whole genome shotgun sequence genome encodes the following:
- the LOC139838492 gene encoding uncharacterized protein produces MAPHLPALLPLILLLLSSLLPNAARAGDPTIVLKDGTTCTLCASCDNPCNPSYYPSPPPPVVTPAAQCPPPPSYPSGGGGGGGVPVYASPPPHYSGGGGGGGGGYFYPPPTTGGSPGGGGGGGGGVYPTPPPPNPFLPYFPFYYYSPPPGYVAKSSAPAISTSGPALLLLALSGLILW; encoded by the coding sequence ATGGCTCCCCACCTCCCGGCCCTCCTCccactcatcctcctcctcctctcctcgcTGCTCCCCAATGCGGCGCGCGCCGGCGACCCAACCATCGTCCTCAAGGACGGCACAACATGCACGCTCTGCGCCTCCTGCGACAACCCCTGCAACCCCTCCTACTACCCTTCGCCCCCTCCTCCGGTGGTCACCCCCGCAGCGCAGTGCCCGCCTCCCCCGTCCTATccatccggcggcggcggcggtggaggcgtccCCGTTTACGCCTCCCCGCCCCCACACTacagcggcggtggaggaggcggaggaggaggctacTTCTACCCTCCGCCCACCACTGGTGGCTctcccggaggaggaggaggtggcggaGGCGGTGTCTAcccgacgccgccgccacccaaCCCATTCCTGCCCTACTTCCCCTTCTACTACTACAGCCCGCCGCCGGGGTACGTCGCCAAAAGCTCCGCCCCGGCCATCTCGACGTCAGGGCCCGCGCTCCTGCTTCTCGCGCTCTCCGGCCTCATACTCTGGTGA